The proteins below are encoded in one region of Salmo salar chromosome ssa02, Ssal_v3.1, whole genome shotgun sequence:
- the LOC106581966 gene encoding neurogenic locus notch homolog protein 1 isoform X3, which yields MMLVLWTAVLLGFSRLCQVAAASPGGDLWAKCPSGQCKAKFGDGSCDKECTEPECLRDGFDCLRDKGHCNSGHIHYCRDHYANSYCDQGCESAACGWDGSDCHRHHSPLWAKGTLLLHTHVPLQHGTFSNSSLLWALSTLLQTPLKLRGTVPLDSSKDLFTFNPQQLEHLLAQASSDDSNGSLLFLQVDNRPCSRLPSTCFPYAIEAANFLRAATSLTRVSVPSHPELKAIISVRGVGEEIGGREEDPVEEKDETNGATPPWLWAVIGVATGLVLALVLMVVLAIRRVRRRRAEREGGGERVRHRSTVTENDSGANVAKAWAQHTPHREQRGRTGREKDRNGIKKKKAKEAEKKRRRDPLGEDAIRLRPLKKDLDIGSDTDFTQSSMEDINTSIRDHRTQEQKHYRSPPSHPQSPIQPPPRGWERNAVPSPHHRTPNQSGSVQWCGPDGSVVLIRAVRSGLDRVVLELLRAGVPVNNTDHTGRSALHWACSVNHLSLTRTLTRYGAAVDLQDNKGETALFLSALHGCYDTARFLLLNGANQDLSDRRGRRALDVAREGIHHQVLELLLAHRVQRGPIPMEQANDMLWDERALLYSQWVNSPGLPGRSASFSGVIGHRDMSSPPPSDWSMGRVQCPSPQNWRPQLNQSVTALVTPRIMGRPPRPISTLQEVTSEDEDRERPQEVPRAATPHFLLPQPAPRQRSFSCTQNALQRRSSSQQPEPTYVALSEKIANEPIERVIVVPPTDAPTQSNRRSIVNSSDNPNRAAPEIETASFKKADQKARSEKLNNHMPDSKQTAL from the exons ATGATGCTGGTGCTGTGGAcagctgttctgttgggtttcaGCAGGTTGTGTCAAG TAGCAGCAGCATCTCCCGGTGGTGACCTCTGGGCCAAGTGTCCATCCGGACAGTGTAAGGCCAAGTTTGGAGATGGGTCATGTGATAAAGAGTGCACCGAGCCCGAGTGTCTGAGAGACGGGTTCGACTGTCTGAGAGACAAAGGACACTGCAA TTCAGGCCACATCCACTACTGCCGAGACCACTATGCCAACTCTTACTGTGACCAGGGCTGTGAAAGCGCCGCCTGTGGCTGGGACGGGAGTGACTGTCACAGGCACCACAGCCCTCTGTGGGCTAAGGGCACCCTGCTCCTGCACACCCACGTCCCCCTGCAACACGGCACATTTTCCAACAGTTCCCTTCTCTGGGCCCTCAGCACCCTCCTGCAGACGCCCCTCAAACTGCGCGGCACTGTGCCCCTTGACTCCAGCAAGGACCTCTTCACCTTTAATCCCCAGCAGCTCGAACACCTGCTGGCTCAAGCTTCCTCGGATGACTCAAATGG CTCTCTCCTATTCCTGCAAGTGGATAACAGGCCGTGCTCCCGTCTTCCTTCTACCTGTTTTCCGTATGCCATCGAAGCAGCTAACTTCTTGCGGGCTGCTACGTCACTGACTCGTGTGTCGGTCCCCTCTCACCCAGAATTAAAGGCCATTATTAGTGTAAGAGGGGTTGGGGAGGaaataggagggagagaggaggacccaGTTGAGGAAAAAGACGAAACTAATG GAGCAACACCTCCATGGCTATGGGCTGTGATCGGCGTGGCAACGGGCCTGGTACTGGCTTTGGTCTTGATGGTTGTCTTGGCGATCAGAAGGGTGAGACGACGACGagcggagagggagggaggaggagagagggttaggcaCAGATCCACTGTCACTGAGAATGACAGCGGAGCCAATGTGGCCAAGGCATGGGCACAGCACACACCCCACCGAGAGCAGAGgggcaggacagggagagagaaagacaggaatgGGATAAAGAAGAAGAAAGCAAAGGAGGCTGAGAAGAAAAGACGCAGAGATCCACTGGGGGAGGATGCCATTCGACTGCG GCCCCTGAAAAAGGACCTGGATATTGGAAGTGACACTGACTTTACCCAGAGTTCTATGGAGGACATCAACACGTCCATCCGTGACCACCGAACGCAAGAGCAGAAGCACTACCGCAGCCCTCCAAGCCACCCACAATCACCCATACAAC CTCCCCCAAGAGGATGGGAGAGAAATGCTGTCCCGTCTCCACATCACAGAACACCCAATCAA TCTGGTTCGGTTCAGTGGTGTGGTCCAGATGGGTCAGTGGTCCTGATTCGTGCAGTCCGGAGTGGGCTTGACCGTGTGGTCCTGGAGCTGCTACGAGCTGGGGTGCCGGTCAACAACACAGACCACACTG GGAGATCAGCCCTCCACTGGGCATGCTCAGTTAACCACCTCTCCTTGACAAGAACCCTCACTCGCTACGGTGCTGCGGTGGACCTACAGGACAACAAG GGTGAGACTGCTCTGTTCCTCTCCGCCCTCCACGGTTGCTACGACACCGCCCGGTTCCTGCTCCTGAACGGTGCCAATCAGGATCTGTCTGATCGCAGAGGACGCCGGGCACTGGATGTTGCCCGAGAGGGCATACATCATCAAGTCCTGGAGCTCCTATTGGCTCACAGGGTTCAGAGAGGGCCTATTCCTATGGAGCAAGCCAATGATATGCTGTGGGATGAGCGTGCCTTGCTGTATAGCCAATGGGTGAATTCCCCTGGGCTCCCTGGGAGAAGTGCCTCCTTCTCTGGTGTCATAGGGCATCGGGATATGTCTTCGCCTCCACCAAG TGATTGGTCAATGGGCAGAGTGCAGTGCCCTTCCCCTCAGAACTGGCGGCCACAGCTCAACCAATCAGTGACCGCATTGGTCACCCCAAGAATCATGGGGCGTCCCCCACGGCCAATCAGCACTCTGCAGGAAGTTACCTCAGAGGACGAAGATCGTGAAAGGCCCCAGGAAGTCCCGAGAGCAGCGACACCGCACTTCCTGTTACCCCAGCCTGCTCCTCGACAGCGGTCCTTCTCCTGTACCCAGAATGCACTGCAGCGTCGCTCCAGTTCACAGCAGCCCGAACCAACTTATGTTGCCTTATCGGAGAAAATTGCCAATGAGCCCATAGAAAGAGTGATCGTAGTCCCTCCTACAGATGCTCCCACCCAATCAAATCGTAGATCAATAGTCAATAGTAGCGATAACCCCAACAGGGCGGCACCAGAGATTGAGACAGCAAGTTTTAAAAAGGCAGACCAGAAAGCCCGAAGTGAGAAGCTAAATAACCACATGCCTGACTCTAAACAAACAGCTTTGTAA
- the LOC106581966 gene encoding neurogenic locus notch homolog protein 1 isoform X2: MMLVLWTAVLLGFSRLCQAAASPGGDLWAKCPSGQCKAKFGDGSCDKECTEPECLRDGFDCLRDKGHCNSGHIHYCRDHYANSYCDQGCESAACGWDGSDCHRHHSPLWAKGTLLLHTHVPLQHGTFSNSSLLWALSTLLQTPLKLRGTVPLDSSKDLFTFNPQQLEHLLAQASSDDSNGSLLFLQVDNRPCSRLPSTCFPYAIEAANFLRAATSLTRVSVPSHPELKAIISVRGVGEEIGGREEDPVEEKDETNGATPPWLWAVIGVATGLVLALVLMVVLAIRRVRRRRAEREGGGERVRHRSTVTENDSGANVAKAWAQHTPHREQRGRTGREKDRNGIKKKKAKEAEKKRRRDPLGEDAIRLRPLKKDLDIGSDTDFTQSSMEDINTSIRDHRTQEQKHYRSPPSHPQSPIQPPLLAPPRGWERNAVPSPHHRTPNQSGSVQWCGPDGSVVLIRAVRSGLDRVVLELLRAGVPVNNTDHTGRSALHWACSVNHLSLTRTLTRYGAAVDLQDNKGETALFLSALHGCYDTARFLLLNGANQDLSDRRGRRALDVAREGIHHQVLELLLAHRVQRGPIPMEQANDMLWDERALLYSQWVNSPGLPGRSASFSGVIGHRDMSSPPPSDWSMGRVQCPSPQNWRPQLNQSVTALVTPRIMGRPPRPISTLQEVTSEDEDRERPQEVPRAATPHFLLPQPAPRQRSFSCTQNALQRRSSSQQPEPTYVALSEKIANEPIERVIVVPPTDAPTQSNRRSIVNSSDNPNRAAPEIETASFKKADQKARSEKLNNHMPDSKQTAL; the protein is encoded by the exons ATGATGCTGGTGCTGTGGAcagctgttctgttgggtttcaGCAGGTTGTGTCAAG CAGCAGCATCTCCCGGTGGTGACCTCTGGGCCAAGTGTCCATCCGGACAGTGTAAGGCCAAGTTTGGAGATGGGTCATGTGATAAAGAGTGCACCGAGCCCGAGTGTCTGAGAGACGGGTTCGACTGTCTGAGAGACAAAGGACACTGCAA TTCAGGCCACATCCACTACTGCCGAGACCACTATGCCAACTCTTACTGTGACCAGGGCTGTGAAAGCGCCGCCTGTGGCTGGGACGGGAGTGACTGTCACAGGCACCACAGCCCTCTGTGGGCTAAGGGCACCCTGCTCCTGCACACCCACGTCCCCCTGCAACACGGCACATTTTCCAACAGTTCCCTTCTCTGGGCCCTCAGCACCCTCCTGCAGACGCCCCTCAAACTGCGCGGCACTGTGCCCCTTGACTCCAGCAAGGACCTCTTCACCTTTAATCCCCAGCAGCTCGAACACCTGCTGGCTCAAGCTTCCTCGGATGACTCAAATGG CTCTCTCCTATTCCTGCAAGTGGATAACAGGCCGTGCTCCCGTCTTCCTTCTACCTGTTTTCCGTATGCCATCGAAGCAGCTAACTTCTTGCGGGCTGCTACGTCACTGACTCGTGTGTCGGTCCCCTCTCACCCAGAATTAAAGGCCATTATTAGTGTAAGAGGGGTTGGGGAGGaaataggagggagagaggaggacccaGTTGAGGAAAAAGACGAAACTAATG GAGCAACACCTCCATGGCTATGGGCTGTGATCGGCGTGGCAACGGGCCTGGTACTGGCTTTGGTCTTGATGGTTGTCTTGGCGATCAGAAGGGTGAGACGACGACGagcggagagggagggaggaggagagagggttaggcaCAGATCCACTGTCACTGAGAATGACAGCGGAGCCAATGTGGCCAAGGCATGGGCACAGCACACACCCCACCGAGAGCAGAGgggcaggacagggagagagaaagacaggaatgGGATAAAGAAGAAGAAAGCAAAGGAGGCTGAGAAGAAAAGACGCAGAGATCCACTGGGGGAGGATGCCATTCGACTGCG GCCCCTGAAAAAGGACCTGGATATTGGAAGTGACACTGACTTTACCCAGAGTTCTATGGAGGACATCAACACGTCCATCCGTGACCACCGAACGCAAGAGCAGAAGCACTACCGCAGCCCTCCAAGCCACCCACAATCACCCATACAAC CTCCACTTTTAGCTCCCCCAAGAGGATGGGAGAGAAATGCTGTCCCGTCTCCACATCACAGAACACCCAATCAA TCTGGTTCGGTTCAGTGGTGTGGTCCAGATGGGTCAGTGGTCCTGATTCGTGCAGTCCGGAGTGGGCTTGACCGTGTGGTCCTGGAGCTGCTACGAGCTGGGGTGCCGGTCAACAACACAGACCACACTG GGAGATCAGCCCTCCACTGGGCATGCTCAGTTAACCACCTCTCCTTGACAAGAACCCTCACTCGCTACGGTGCTGCGGTGGACCTACAGGACAACAAG GGTGAGACTGCTCTGTTCCTCTCCGCCCTCCACGGTTGCTACGACACCGCCCGGTTCCTGCTCCTGAACGGTGCCAATCAGGATCTGTCTGATCGCAGAGGACGCCGGGCACTGGATGTTGCCCGAGAGGGCATACATCATCAAGTCCTGGAGCTCCTATTGGCTCACAGGGTTCAGAGAGGGCCTATTCCTATGGAGCAAGCCAATGATATGCTGTGGGATGAGCGTGCCTTGCTGTATAGCCAATGGGTGAATTCCCCTGGGCTCCCTGGGAGAAGTGCCTCCTTCTCTGGTGTCATAGGGCATCGGGATATGTCTTCGCCTCCACCAAG TGATTGGTCAATGGGCAGAGTGCAGTGCCCTTCCCCTCAGAACTGGCGGCCACAGCTCAACCAATCAGTGACCGCATTGGTCACCCCAAGAATCATGGGGCGTCCCCCACGGCCAATCAGCACTCTGCAGGAAGTTACCTCAGAGGACGAAGATCGTGAAAGGCCCCAGGAAGTCCCGAGAGCAGCGACACCGCACTTCCTGTTACCCCAGCCTGCTCCTCGACAGCGGTCCTTCTCCTGTACCCAGAATGCACTGCAGCGTCGCTCCAGTTCACAGCAGCCCGAACCAACTTATGTTGCCTTATCGGAGAAAATTGCCAATGAGCCCATAGAAAGAGTGATCGTAGTCCCTCCTACAGATGCTCCCACCCAATCAAATCGTAGATCAATAGTCAATAGTAGCGATAACCCCAACAGGGCGGCACCAGAGATTGAGACAGCAAGTTTTAAAAAGGCAGACCAGAAAGCCCGAAGTGAGAAGCTAAATAACCACATGCCTGACTCTAAACAAACAGCTTTGTAA
- the LOC106581966 gene encoding neurogenic locus notch homolog protein 1 isoform X1, with the protein MMLVLWTAVLLGFSRLCQVAAASPGGDLWAKCPSGQCKAKFGDGSCDKECTEPECLRDGFDCLRDKGHCNSGHIHYCRDHYANSYCDQGCESAACGWDGSDCHRHHSPLWAKGTLLLHTHVPLQHGTFSNSSLLWALSTLLQTPLKLRGTVPLDSSKDLFTFNPQQLEHLLAQASSDDSNGSLLFLQVDNRPCSRLPSTCFPYAIEAANFLRAATSLTRVSVPSHPELKAIISVRGVGEEIGGREEDPVEEKDETNGATPPWLWAVIGVATGLVLALVLMVVLAIRRVRRRRAEREGGGERVRHRSTVTENDSGANVAKAWAQHTPHREQRGRTGREKDRNGIKKKKAKEAEKKRRRDPLGEDAIRLRPLKKDLDIGSDTDFTQSSMEDINTSIRDHRTQEQKHYRSPPSHPQSPIQPPLLAPPRGWERNAVPSPHHRTPNQSGSVQWCGPDGSVVLIRAVRSGLDRVVLELLRAGVPVNNTDHTGRSALHWACSVNHLSLTRTLTRYGAAVDLQDNKGETALFLSALHGCYDTARFLLLNGANQDLSDRRGRRALDVAREGIHHQVLELLLAHRVQRGPIPMEQANDMLWDERALLYSQWVNSPGLPGRSASFSGVIGHRDMSSPPPSDWSMGRVQCPSPQNWRPQLNQSVTALVTPRIMGRPPRPISTLQEVTSEDEDRERPQEVPRAATPHFLLPQPAPRQRSFSCTQNALQRRSSSQQPEPTYVALSEKIANEPIERVIVVPPTDAPTQSNRRSIVNSSDNPNRAAPEIETASFKKADQKARSEKLNNHMPDSKQTAL; encoded by the exons ATGATGCTGGTGCTGTGGAcagctgttctgttgggtttcaGCAGGTTGTGTCAAG TAGCAGCAGCATCTCCCGGTGGTGACCTCTGGGCCAAGTGTCCATCCGGACAGTGTAAGGCCAAGTTTGGAGATGGGTCATGTGATAAAGAGTGCACCGAGCCCGAGTGTCTGAGAGACGGGTTCGACTGTCTGAGAGACAAAGGACACTGCAA TTCAGGCCACATCCACTACTGCCGAGACCACTATGCCAACTCTTACTGTGACCAGGGCTGTGAAAGCGCCGCCTGTGGCTGGGACGGGAGTGACTGTCACAGGCACCACAGCCCTCTGTGGGCTAAGGGCACCCTGCTCCTGCACACCCACGTCCCCCTGCAACACGGCACATTTTCCAACAGTTCCCTTCTCTGGGCCCTCAGCACCCTCCTGCAGACGCCCCTCAAACTGCGCGGCACTGTGCCCCTTGACTCCAGCAAGGACCTCTTCACCTTTAATCCCCAGCAGCTCGAACACCTGCTGGCTCAAGCTTCCTCGGATGACTCAAATGG CTCTCTCCTATTCCTGCAAGTGGATAACAGGCCGTGCTCCCGTCTTCCTTCTACCTGTTTTCCGTATGCCATCGAAGCAGCTAACTTCTTGCGGGCTGCTACGTCACTGACTCGTGTGTCGGTCCCCTCTCACCCAGAATTAAAGGCCATTATTAGTGTAAGAGGGGTTGGGGAGGaaataggagggagagaggaggacccaGTTGAGGAAAAAGACGAAACTAATG GAGCAACACCTCCATGGCTATGGGCTGTGATCGGCGTGGCAACGGGCCTGGTACTGGCTTTGGTCTTGATGGTTGTCTTGGCGATCAGAAGGGTGAGACGACGACGagcggagagggagggaggaggagagagggttaggcaCAGATCCACTGTCACTGAGAATGACAGCGGAGCCAATGTGGCCAAGGCATGGGCACAGCACACACCCCACCGAGAGCAGAGgggcaggacagggagagagaaagacaggaatgGGATAAAGAAGAAGAAAGCAAAGGAGGCTGAGAAGAAAAGACGCAGAGATCCACTGGGGGAGGATGCCATTCGACTGCG GCCCCTGAAAAAGGACCTGGATATTGGAAGTGACACTGACTTTACCCAGAGTTCTATGGAGGACATCAACACGTCCATCCGTGACCACCGAACGCAAGAGCAGAAGCACTACCGCAGCCCTCCAAGCCACCCACAATCACCCATACAAC CTCCACTTTTAGCTCCCCCAAGAGGATGGGAGAGAAATGCTGTCCCGTCTCCACATCACAGAACACCCAATCAA TCTGGTTCGGTTCAGTGGTGTGGTCCAGATGGGTCAGTGGTCCTGATTCGTGCAGTCCGGAGTGGGCTTGACCGTGTGGTCCTGGAGCTGCTACGAGCTGGGGTGCCGGTCAACAACACAGACCACACTG GGAGATCAGCCCTCCACTGGGCATGCTCAGTTAACCACCTCTCCTTGACAAGAACCCTCACTCGCTACGGTGCTGCGGTGGACCTACAGGACAACAAG GGTGAGACTGCTCTGTTCCTCTCCGCCCTCCACGGTTGCTACGACACCGCCCGGTTCCTGCTCCTGAACGGTGCCAATCAGGATCTGTCTGATCGCAGAGGACGCCGGGCACTGGATGTTGCCCGAGAGGGCATACATCATCAAGTCCTGGAGCTCCTATTGGCTCACAGGGTTCAGAGAGGGCCTATTCCTATGGAGCAAGCCAATGATATGCTGTGGGATGAGCGTGCCTTGCTGTATAGCCAATGGGTGAATTCCCCTGGGCTCCCTGGGAGAAGTGCCTCCTTCTCTGGTGTCATAGGGCATCGGGATATGTCTTCGCCTCCACCAAG TGATTGGTCAATGGGCAGAGTGCAGTGCCCTTCCCCTCAGAACTGGCGGCCACAGCTCAACCAATCAGTGACCGCATTGGTCACCCCAAGAATCATGGGGCGTCCCCCACGGCCAATCAGCACTCTGCAGGAAGTTACCTCAGAGGACGAAGATCGTGAAAGGCCCCAGGAAGTCCCGAGAGCAGCGACACCGCACTTCCTGTTACCCCAGCCTGCTCCTCGACAGCGGTCCTTCTCCTGTACCCAGAATGCACTGCAGCGTCGCTCCAGTTCACAGCAGCCCGAACCAACTTATGTTGCCTTATCGGAGAAAATTGCCAATGAGCCCATAGAAAGAGTGATCGTAGTCCCTCCTACAGATGCTCCCACCCAATCAAATCGTAGATCAATAGTCAATAGTAGCGATAACCCCAACAGGGCGGCACCAGAGATTGAGACAGCAAGTTTTAAAAAGGCAGACCAGAAAGCCCGAAGTGAGAAGCTAAATAACCACATGCCTGACTCTAAACAAACAGCTTTGTAA